One Anabas testudineus chromosome 15, fAnaTes1.2, whole genome shotgun sequence genomic window carries:
- the LOC113158440 gene encoding G-protein coupled receptor 4-like: protein MEEFNTSQSSNITNSYTESSINLLFIVTCIIVGLSLLLNLVAAYSVCSLVQKDHVTQIYVINVLISDLVQLSSMIAQLTPCLPSAVFFHIYYFGVISGVGFMVCVAMERYLVIAWPVWYRFRRTVKIYLMVSAVVWTLPLVYILPLSFGADPQVVETILAVFFLLPYPLLVFFLGGTLKALRPSVSVPPEEKRRIVAVLVLVLLIYTLIFLPTAIWSLAQDSGINTSFSDLSFTLIKFSPLADSFLYVFLRKGAADKLLAFLCFYKLESKNTSRSTV from the exons ATGGAGGAATTCAATACTTcacaaagcagcaacatcacCAACAGTTACACTGAATCATCAATCAACCTCCTCTTCATAGTGACCTGCATCATCGTTGGCCTCAGCCTTCTCTTGAATCTAGTGGCTGCCtactctgtctgttctctg GTCCAAAAGGATCATGTTACTCAGATCTACGTTATCAACGTTCTCATTTCTGACCTCGTCCAGCTCAGCAGCATGATCGCTCAACTGACACCTTGTTTGCCGTCTGCAGTCTTTTTTCATATCTACTACTTTGGTGTGATATCCGGCGTTGGCTTCATGGTGTGTGTTGCTATGGAAAG GTATTTGGTTATTGCCTGGCCAGTGTGGTACCGCTTCAGACGAACAGTCAAGATCTATTTGATGGTCTCTGCCGTGGTGTGGACACTTCCTCTTGTCTAcatcctccctctttccttcgGTGCTGATCCTCAGGTGGTAGAAACCATCTTGgctgtcttcttcctccttccctATCCACTGCTTGTATTCTTCCTTGGTGGGACTCTCAAAGCTTTGCGTCCTTCCGTCAGTGTCCCCCCTGAAGAAAAACGTCGAATTGTGGCCGTGTTGGTCCTGGTGCTGCTAATTTACACACTGATATTTCTGCCAACTGCTATTTGGTCCCTGGCACAAGACAGTGGTATTAACACGTCCTTTTCTGATCTGTCTTTCACTCTTATTAAGTTCAGTCCTCTTGCTGActcatttctgtatgttttcctGAGGAAAGGGGCTGCAGACAAGCTTTTGGcctttttgtgcttttacaaGTTGGAAAGTAAAAACACCAGTAGATCAACAGTGTGA